Proteins from one Arthrobacter sp. Soc17.1.1.1 genomic window:
- a CDS encoding ABC transporter substrate-binding protein: MTIQSSITRRWPRRAVAAGALGALLAVSACAGGTSIGETPAGEEVQDGQGEVTGSARLAWWGSGQRNEVTNAVADNFEAANEGVTLEREFADFGAYFQRLNVQGTSGNLPCITQMQGRQLNDYTSRDLFLPLDPMIESGAITVDDIPEEVLDTGRGTDGNLYVVPYGAAYDALVVNETLVEQAGSEMLPEDYTWDDLVSWATEIQANLPEGVNALSLSGGRPNFLISYMAANGETLFENDQLGFSEEALVEYWTMWEELRKAGVTATPAQMSEQPEQPEQSYVSRGVTVADTAPGNSLINSQKTLDGLGNGQKLVSLRLPSGEAGPGNVLFTSGFAIPKSCDNIPTAAAFIDFWANDDESAAVFASSNGAVTNSRHLEAQLANPELPELRKKDLELYQEIAASEPPTVVYPPGYQATFEESFTRAYERVSFEEVSIEQAVSDFFTEVNAGLGS; the protein is encoded by the coding sequence ATGACGATTCAATCTTCGATCACGCGACGCTGGCCGCGCAGAGCAGTGGCAGCAGGCGCGCTGGGTGCCCTGCTCGCCGTCTCGGCCTGCGCGGGCGGCACCAGCATCGGCGAGACGCCGGCCGGCGAGGAGGTCCAGGACGGGCAGGGCGAGGTCACCGGGAGCGCACGGCTCGCCTGGTGGGGTTCCGGCCAGCGCAACGAGGTGACCAACGCCGTCGCGGACAACTTCGAGGCGGCCAACGAGGGCGTCACGCTCGAGCGGGAGTTCGCCGACTTCGGTGCGTACTTCCAGCGGCTCAACGTCCAGGGGACGAGCGGCAACCTGCCCTGCATCACGCAGATGCAGGGCCGGCAGCTGAACGACTACACCTCACGCGACCTGTTCCTCCCCCTCGATCCCATGATCGAGTCGGGTGCCATCACTGTGGACGACATCCCGGAGGAGGTCCTCGACACCGGGCGCGGGACCGACGGCAACCTGTACGTGGTGCCCTACGGTGCCGCCTACGACGCCCTGGTGGTCAACGAGACCCTCGTGGAGCAGGCCGGGAGCGAGATGCTCCCCGAGGACTACACCTGGGACGACCTGGTGAGCTGGGCCACCGAGATCCAGGCGAACCTGCCGGAGGGCGTCAATGCGCTCTCGCTGAGCGGTGGGCGCCCGAACTTCCTCATCAGCTACATGGCGGCCAACGGGGAGACCCTCTTCGAGAACGACCAGCTGGGCTTCTCCGAGGAGGCGCTCGTCGAGTACTGGACCATGTGGGAGGAACTGCGCAAAGCCGGCGTGACCGCCACGCCCGCGCAGATGAGCGAGCAGCCGGAACAGCCCGAGCAGAGCTACGTCTCCCGCGGCGTGACCGTCGCCGACACGGCCCCGGGCAACTCGCTCATCAACTCGCAGAAGACGCTGGACGGACTCGGCAACGGCCAGAAGCTGGTCTCCCTGCGTCTCCCGTCGGGCGAGGCCGGACCGGGGAACGTGCTGTTCACCTCCGGATTCGCCATCCCGAAGAGCTGCGACAACATCCCGACGGCGGCGGCGTTCATCGACTTCTGGGCGAACGACGACGAGTCCGCTGCCGTCTTCGCGTCCTCCAACGGTGCCGTCACCAACTCCCGCCATCTCGAGGCACAGCTTGCGAACCCGGAGCTCCCCGAGCTCCGGAAGAAGGACCTCGAGCTGTACCAGGAGATCGCCGCCTCGGAACCGCCCACGGTCGTCTACCCTCCCGGTTACCAGGCGACCTTCGAGGAGTCCTTCACCCGCGCCTACGAACGCGTGAGCTTCGAGGAGGTCTCGATCGAGCAGGCCGTGTCCGACTTCTTCACCGAGGTGAACGCGGGTCTCGGCAGCTAG
- a CDS encoding CaiB/BaiF CoA transferase family protein, whose translation MPPSSPPPTEPPPADALTGMTVLDLTQVMAGPFCTMVLADLGADVIKVENPTDGDQTRRSWGISGKGEDSRAFLSLNRNKRSVTLDLKTTEGLDTFYRLVETADVVIENWRPGVAERLGLGFDTLIGINPRLVVASISGFGTTGPYATRPGYDLIAQAMAGVMSITGEPDGRPVKSGLPVADLGAGLFCAVGVLAAWNSSKETGRGQYLETSLFEATLALSVWESTEFWTTGSAPLALGSANRMSAPYQALATKDGYVTIGANNERLWRRLCTAIGRENLLDDPRFVDNPSRMTHRALLVSELEATFADRTTADWVEVLLGAGVPAGPIQDYRQVLEDDPHVKERDMIKFMDHPVEGRVEVIGSPLRLSRTPASIRRPPPLLGEHNDEVLGP comes from the coding sequence GTGCCCCCTTCATCGCCGCCCCCCACCGAGCCGCCCCCGGCCGACGCGCTGACCGGAATGACCGTCCTCGACCTGACCCAGGTGATGGCAGGACCGTTCTGCACCATGGTCCTCGCCGATCTCGGTGCCGACGTCATCAAGGTCGAGAACCCCACGGACGGCGACCAGACCCGGCGCTCCTGGGGGATCTCCGGCAAAGGGGAGGACAGCCGCGCGTTCCTCAGCCTGAACCGGAACAAGCGCAGCGTCACGCTGGACCTCAAGACCACCGAGGGCCTGGACACCTTCTACAGACTGGTCGAGACCGCCGACGTCGTGATCGAGAACTGGAGACCCGGCGTCGCGGAACGGCTGGGCCTCGGATTCGACACCCTGATCGGCATCAATCCGCGGCTGGTGGTCGCGAGCATCTCCGGGTTCGGAACCACGGGCCCGTACGCCACGCGCCCCGGGTACGATCTCATCGCCCAGGCCATGGCGGGGGTCATGAGCATCACGGGGGAGCCCGACGGGCGCCCGGTCAAGAGCGGACTCCCGGTCGCGGATCTCGGCGCGGGCCTCTTCTGCGCCGTCGGGGTGCTCGCCGCCTGGAACTCGAGCAAGGAGACCGGTCGGGGACAGTACCTCGAGACGTCCCTCTTCGAGGCGACCCTCGCCCTCTCGGTCTGGGAGTCCACCGAGTTCTGGACCACGGGGTCCGCGCCCCTCGCCCTCGGTTCCGCCAACCGCATGTCGGCGCCGTACCAGGCACTGGCCACCAAGGACGGCTACGTCACGATCGGGGCGAACAACGAGCGCCTGTGGCGTCGTCTCTGCACGGCCATCGGACGCGAGAACCTGCTGGACGATCCACGGTTCGTCGACAACCCGAGCCGGATGACCCATCGGGCCCTGCTCGTGTCAGAACTCGAGGCGACGTTCGCCGACCGGACGACGGCCGACTGGGTGGAGGTCCTGCTCGGGGCGGGGGTGCCCGCCGGGCCCATCCAGGACTACCGGCAGGTCCTCGAGGACGACCCCCACGTCAAGGAGAGGGACATGATCAAGTTCATGGACCATCCCGTCGAGGGACGGGTGGAGGTCATCGGTTCGCCCCTGCGACTGAGCAGGACCCCGGCCAGCATCCGGCGCCCCCCACCCTTGCTCGGCGAGCACAACGACGAGGTGCTCGGGCCATGA
- a CDS encoding enoyl-CoA hydratase → MSVDADTGGRILLERTGPVLRILLSNPGRHNALTWRMYDEFDTALEQASADPSIRVVVIRGQGTAFAAGTDITQFASFTTGEQGLRYEQRVGAILGRLLGLDIPVIAAVDGPAVGAGLAIAACSDVVVATDASTFGVPIARTVGNCIPPAVLRRLQARMGPGRTMAMLLTASLVPAHEAQKAGFVHTVVPRDEFDDTLERLSTRMSRTAPITVAALKEMDRRLQEDPTAEADDLLLRCYGSEDFREGVAAFTEHRTPRWKGL, encoded by the coding sequence ATGAGCGTCGACGCCGACACCGGGGGCCGGATCCTGCTCGAACGGACCGGGCCCGTCCTGCGGATCCTCCTCTCCAACCCCGGGCGCCACAACGCGCTCACATGGCGCATGTACGACGAGTTCGATACGGCGCTCGAGCAGGCGTCCGCGGACCCCTCTATCCGCGTGGTCGTCATCCGCGGCCAGGGTACGGCGTTCGCCGCGGGGACCGACATCACGCAGTTCGCGTCCTTCACGACCGGCGAGCAGGGGCTCCGGTACGAGCAGCGGGTCGGCGCGATCCTCGGACGGCTGCTGGGCCTGGACATCCCGGTCATCGCGGCCGTCGACGGCCCCGCCGTCGGAGCCGGGTTGGCCATCGCCGCCTGCTCCGACGTCGTCGTCGCCACCGACGCGTCGACCTTCGGCGTGCCGATCGCCCGCACGGTCGGCAACTGCATCCCGCCGGCCGTGCTGCGGCGGCTGCAGGCCCGGATGGGGCCGGGCCGCACCATGGCCATGCTCCTCACCGCGTCCCTCGTCCCGGCGCACGAGGCGCAGAAGGCGGGCTTCGTCCACACGGTGGTCCCCCGGGACGAGTTCGACGACACCCTGGAGCGGCTCAGCACCAGGATGAGCCGGACCGCCCCCATCACGGTCGCCGCGCTCAAGGAGATGGACCGGCGGCTGCAGGAGGACCCCACCGCGGAGGCCGACGACCTCCTCCTGCGCTGCTACGGCAGTGAGGACTTCCGGGAGGGCGTCGCCGCCTTCACGGAGCACCGAACACCCCGATGGAAGGGACTCTGA
- a CDS encoding amidohydrolase family protein translates to MQQPDATRRVIDAHHHYWKLEAQEQAWRTSDHGAIARDYEPADLAGDLAGSGVDATVLVQSVDSSDENDRLAAYASSCTTVAGVVGWLPLDRPEAARAELARADTASWKGVRCLVGRRPLSWLEEPRVIALFEDLAEQGLAWDIVPVTHDQVSAVGTLTRAVPDLRVVLDHLARPPVDSRGWEPWAGQIAELAASPSVSIKISVGIDVLTNWSDWRPDELARYVDWALANFGPQRSMLASNWPVILLRRSYQEAWQDLSALVAATGLSGGELDAVRGGAATRAYRLGPDGGEPDHHEPDHHEPTKETHATAR, encoded by the coding sequence ATGCAGCAACCGGACGCCACCCGCCGCGTCATCGACGCGCACCACCACTACTGGAAGCTCGAGGCGCAGGAGCAGGCCTGGCGGACCTCCGACCACGGCGCGATCGCGCGGGACTACGAACCGGCGGACCTCGCCGGTGACCTCGCAGGGTCCGGGGTGGATGCCACGGTACTCGTGCAGTCCGTCGACAGCAGCGACGAGAACGACCGGCTCGCAGCGTACGCCTCCTCCTGCACCACGGTGGCGGGCGTGGTCGGCTGGCTCCCGCTCGACCGGCCCGAGGCCGCACGTGCCGAGCTGGCGCGCGCCGACACGGCATCGTGGAAGGGGGTGCGCTGCCTCGTCGGCCGGCGTCCGCTGTCGTGGCTCGAGGAGCCGCGGGTGATCGCACTCTTCGAGGACCTCGCCGAGCAGGGGCTGGCCTGGGACATCGTGCCCGTCACCCACGACCAGGTGTCCGCGGTCGGCACACTGACCCGGGCCGTCCCCGACCTGCGGGTGGTCCTCGACCACCTCGCCCGTCCGCCCGTGGACTCCCGGGGCTGGGAGCCATGGGCCGGACAGATCGCCGAACTGGCCGCGTCTCCCTCCGTCTCCATCAAGATCTCCGTCGGCATCGACGTCCTGACGAACTGGAGTGACTGGCGCCCGGACGAGCTGGCCCGCTACGTCGACTGGGCCCTCGCCAACTTCGGGCCGCAGCGCTCGATGCTGGCCAGCAACTGGCCCGTCATCCTCCTGCGGCGCAGCTACCAGGAGGCATGGCAGGACCTCTCCGCGCTGGTGGCAGCCACCGGACTGTCGGGCGGGGAGCTGGACGCGGTCCGCGGGGGAGCCGCGACCAGGGCGTACCGCCTCGGGCCCGACGGCGGAGAACCCGACCACCACGAACCCGACCACCACGAACCCACGAAGGAAACCCATGCGACTGCTCGATGA
- a CDS encoding fumarylacetoacetate hydrolase family protein codes for MRLLDDPADVLPADADAATLVGRVFDPAVGGPCVVVVRDGRLLDITGTFPTMTDLLESPDPAQRVAAVAGSRNWDLTEVLRNSLDEPGSGPRLLAPVDLSVLKAAGVTFAHSLMERLIEERAGGDPRAASSFRAQLEQLVGADLAAVRPGSADAATLKEELSAKGLWSQYLEVGLGPDPEVFTKGPVLSAVGCGQEIGVSSLSAWNNPEPEMAILVTSEGEVVGATLGNDVNLRDVEGRSALLLPRAKDNNASAAVGPFIRLFDRHFGLDDVRRADVRLQVLGEDDGFVLDGVSSMPLISRDPEALARYTVGDSHQYPDGVLLYLGTLFAPSVDRDGTDMGFTHHLRDVVRISSPQLGTLVNRVNTSEAAPPWDFGIRDLIRSLAERGLTDSVGVR; via the coding sequence ATGCGACTGCTCGATGACCCCGCCGACGTGCTGCCGGCCGATGCGGACGCGGCAACGCTCGTCGGCCGGGTGTTCGACCCCGCCGTCGGCGGGCCGTGCGTCGTCGTCGTCCGTGACGGGCGGCTCCTCGACATCACCGGGACCTTCCCCACCATGACGGACCTGCTCGAGTCGCCCGATCCGGCGCAGCGCGTCGCAGCGGTCGCCGGATCGCGGAACTGGGATCTCACCGAGGTGCTCCGGAACTCGCTCGACGAACCCGGATCCGGGCCCCGCCTCCTCGCTCCCGTCGACCTGTCCGTGCTGAAGGCGGCGGGCGTGACGTTCGCGCATTCCCTCATGGAACGGCTGATCGAGGAACGGGCGGGCGGGGACCCGCGTGCCGCCAGTTCGTTCCGTGCCCAGCTCGAGCAGCTGGTGGGCGCCGACCTGGCGGCCGTGCGCCCGGGCAGCGCCGACGCGGCAACCCTCAAGGAGGAGCTGTCGGCCAAGGGCCTGTGGTCGCAGTACCTGGAGGTGGGGCTGGGACCCGACCCGGAGGTCTTCACGAAGGGGCCGGTGCTGTCCGCGGTCGGGTGCGGCCAAGAGATCGGGGTCTCCTCCCTGTCCGCCTGGAACAACCCGGAACCGGAGATGGCCATCCTCGTCACGTCCGAGGGTGAGGTGGTCGGCGCCACCCTGGGCAACGACGTCAACCTCCGCGACGTCGAGGGCCGGTCGGCGCTGCTGCTCCCGCGGGCGAAGGACAACAACGCCTCCGCCGCCGTGGGCCCGTTCATCCGCCTGTTCGACCGCCACTTCGGCCTCGACGACGTCCGGCGTGCCGACGTCAGGCTCCAGGTGCTCGGCGAGGACGACGGCTTCGTCCTCGACGGCGTCAGTTCCATGCCGCTCATCTCCAGGGACCCCGAGGCCCTGGCCCGCTACACGGTGGGGGACTCGCACCAGTACCCCGACGGGGTCCTGCTCTACCTCGGGACGCTCTTCGCGCCGAGCGTGGACAGGGACGGCACGGACATGGGCTTCACCCACCATCTCCGTGACGTCGTCCGGATCTCGAGCCCGCAGCTCGGCACGCTGGTCAACCGCGTGAACACCTCCGAGGCCGCGCCGCCCTGGGACTTCGGGATCCGGGACCTCATCAGGAGCCTCGCCGAACGCGGGCTGACCGACTCCGTAGGAGTGCGGTGA
- a CDS encoding C-terminal binding protein: MRIVVTDHNFTGLDDERAAADALGASFEVHQAATEEAAADAVRGADVVLVNFAPITAHVLDALPAGAVVIRYGIGYDNVDLDAADERGISVCNVPDYGADTVADHTLTLILVLVRKVVQFDRVLAAGTWIAPPALAPIRAAADTTVGLIGLGRIGLGVVARLRAFGFPVLAFDPFIDPSVAGGHGIELVDLDALFRRADVVSLHAPATAETHKVINAANLRRMKPGSFVVNTARGALVDQDAVLEALESGQLAGAALDVFDPEPLPSDHGLRGHPHAILTPHAAFYSEASLAALQRLAAEEASRAGRGEPLRCQVNRPRAATPLPTASAAAPSAPDRN, from the coding sequence ATGCGCATCGTCGTCACGGACCACAACTTCACCGGGCTCGACGACGAGCGCGCCGCCGCGGACGCGCTCGGGGCCTCCTTCGAGGTGCACCAGGCCGCGACCGAGGAAGCCGCGGCGGACGCGGTCCGCGGCGCCGACGTCGTGCTGGTGAACTTCGCCCCCATCACCGCGCATGTCCTCGACGCACTGCCGGCGGGAGCCGTGGTGATCCGGTACGGCATCGGCTACGACAACGTGGACCTGGACGCGGCGGACGAGCGTGGGATCTCGGTGTGCAACGTGCCGGACTACGGTGCCGACACGGTCGCCGACCACACGCTCACCCTCATCCTGGTCCTCGTGCGCAAGGTGGTGCAGTTCGATCGTGTCCTCGCCGCCGGCACCTGGATCGCGCCGCCGGCCCTGGCGCCGATCCGGGCAGCGGCCGACACCACGGTCGGTCTCATCGGGCTCGGCCGCATCGGCCTCGGCGTCGTCGCCCGGCTCCGCGCCTTCGGGTTCCCGGTGCTGGCCTTCGACCCGTTCATCGACCCGTCCGTCGCCGGCGGGCACGGTATCGAGCTCGTCGACCTCGACGCACTCTTCCGGCGCGCCGACGTCGTCTCGCTCCACGCGCCGGCGACGGCCGAGACGCACAAGGTGATCAACGCCGCGAACCTCCGGCGGATGAAGCCGGGTTCCTTCGTGGTGAACACGGCGCGGGGAGCCCTGGTGGACCAGGACGCCGTCCTCGAGGCCCTCGAGTCCGGGCAGCTCGCCGGCGCGGCCCTCGACGTCTTCGACCCCGAACCCCTGCCCTCCGACCACGGGCTGCGGGGGCACCCCCACGCGATCCTGACCCCCCACGCCGCCTTCTACTCCGAGGCATCACTGGCGGCACTCCAGCGACTCGCCGCCGAAGAGGCGTCCCGGGCGGGCCGGGGCGAACCGCTGCGTTGCCAGGTCAACCGGCCGAGGGCAGCGACACCACTTCCCACGGCATCCGCCGCCGCGCCTTCCGCACCCGACAGGAACTGA
- a CDS encoding aldehyde dehydrogenase (NADP(+)), producing MYSTQDDTSIEALERILTGAAAAADPWAAEPATTRATVLRTVAKHLDAQADVLVALGMKETALPEARLRGELVRTTFQLRLFAEVLDDGSYQDVRIDTADARWPMGAPRPDLRRVLEPVGPVLVFAASNFPFAFSGAGGDTAAALAAGCPVILKAHPGHPELSAATAGIIQDALSDLGAPAGLYSVVFGVEAGRAALTDPRVCAGSFTGSIAAGRALFDLANARATPIPFFAEMGSVNPSFVTRAAARARGADIAAAFFASLTASAGQLCTKPGVLVVPEEMLDHLRTQTPPAPSPLLNAGIQKGYTDSLRALASHDGVTFLLDGGSAFADPPEATLLTTTVDAVLRDPSLLAERFGPAGLVVTYRDEDDLVRLARSLDGQLTASLHGEDDDDLRDLTRELAKRAGRVLWNQWPTGVSVTYAQQHGGPYPATTHAGSTSVGTAAILRFLRPVAYQGFPQSRLPEVLRDDAPHPGYRMINGKPVSA from the coding sequence ATGTACAGCACACAGGACGACACATCGATCGAGGCCCTGGAGCGGATCCTGACCGGCGCCGCCGCTGCTGCGGACCCCTGGGCGGCGGAACCGGCCACCACGCGGGCCACCGTGCTCCGCACCGTCGCGAAGCATCTGGACGCCCAGGCGGACGTCCTCGTGGCTCTGGGCATGAAGGAGACAGCCCTGCCGGAGGCGAGGCTGCGGGGCGAGCTCGTCCGCACGACCTTCCAGCTCAGGCTGTTCGCCGAGGTGCTGGACGACGGCTCCTACCAGGACGTCCGGATCGACACCGCGGACGCGCGGTGGCCGATGGGCGCACCGCGACCGGACCTGCGGCGTGTGCTGGAGCCCGTGGGCCCGGTGCTGGTGTTCGCCGCGAGCAACTTCCCGTTCGCGTTCAGCGGGGCCGGCGGCGACACGGCGGCCGCCCTTGCCGCGGGGTGCCCAGTCATCCTCAAGGCGCACCCCGGGCATCCCGAACTCTCGGCCGCGACCGCCGGTATCATCCAGGACGCCCTGTCCGACCTGGGGGCTCCGGCAGGACTGTACTCGGTCGTCTTCGGCGTCGAGGCGGGGAGGGCCGCCCTCACCGATCCCCGGGTCTGCGCCGGGTCCTTCACCGGGTCCATCGCTGCCGGCCGCGCGCTGTTCGATCTCGCCAACGCCCGGGCCACACCCATCCCCTTCTTCGCGGAGATGGGCAGCGTGAACCCGTCCTTCGTCACCCGGGCGGCGGCGAGGGCACGGGGAGCGGACATCGCGGCCGCCTTCTTCGCGTCACTGACCGCCAGCGCGGGGCAGTTGTGCACCAAGCCGGGCGTACTCGTGGTCCCGGAGGAGATGCTGGACCACCTGCGCACCCAGACACCCCCCGCCCCGTCCCCGCTCCTCAACGCCGGGATCCAGAAGGGGTACACCGATTCGCTGCGGGCGCTGGCATCCCACGACGGCGTCACCTTCCTCCTGGACGGCGGGAGCGCGTTCGCCGACCCGCCGGAAGCGACACTCCTGACCACCACCGTGGACGCCGTGCTGCGCGATCCCTCACTCCTCGCCGAACGCTTCGGGCCGGCCGGGCTGGTGGTCACCTACCGCGACGAGGACGATCTGGTGCGCCTCGCGCGGAGCCTGGACGGTCAGCTGACCGCAAGCCTCCACGGCGAGGACGACGACGACCTGCGCGACCTGACCCGCGAGCTCGCCAAGCGTGCGGGCCGCGTGCTGTGGAACCAGTGGCCCACCGGAGTGTCCGTCACCTATGCGCAGCAGCACGGAGGACCCTACCCTGCGACCACCCACGCCGGCAGTACCTCCGTGGGGACTGCCGCGATCCTCCGCTTCCTCCGCCCCGTCGCCTACCAGGGCTTCCCGCAGTCACGCCTCCCGGAGGTCCTGCGCGACGACGCGCCCCACCCGGGGTACCGGATGATCAACGGGAAGCCGGTGTCGGCATGA
- a CDS encoding gamma carbonic anhydrase family protein, whose amino-acid sequence MTLVPFRGASPAVHGTAFVAPTASLIGDVVLGPASSAFYGVTVRADTTPIRVGVGSNLQDNVVVHADPGFPAVIGDRVSVGHGAVVHGCTIEDDCLVGMGATVLNGAVIGTGSLIAAGAVVLEGTVVPPRSLVAGVPAKVRRELTDDEIAGVRRNAEQYTALAEEHRRATTT is encoded by the coding sequence ATGACGCTCGTCCCGTTCCGCGGAGCCTCCCCTGCGGTCCACGGGACCGCGTTCGTCGCCCCGACGGCGTCGCTCATCGGCGACGTCGTCCTCGGCCCCGCGTCGAGCGCCTTCTACGGCGTCACCGTCCGTGCGGACACCACGCCCATCCGGGTCGGGGTGGGCAGCAACCTGCAGGACAACGTCGTGGTGCACGCCGATCCCGGCTTTCCCGCGGTCATCGGCGACCGGGTCAGCGTGGGCCACGGTGCCGTGGTGCACGGGTGCACCATCGAGGACGACTGCCTCGTCGGCATGGGCGCCACCGTCCTGAACGGGGCCGTCATCGGCACGGGATCGCTGATCGCCGCGGGCGCCGTCGTGCTCGAGGGCACCGTGGTGCCGCCGCGCTCGCTCGTCGCCGGCGTCCCGGCCAAGGTCCGCCGCGAACTGACCGACGACGAGATCGCAGGCGTCAGGAGGAACGCCGAGCAGTACACGGCCCTGGCGGAGGAGCACCGGCGCGCGACGACGACCTGA
- a CDS encoding protein adenylyltransferase SelO, with protein MSVPTESRVTFDGRFARELPEMAVAWQAEDAPAPRLLALNEPVAAELGFDPGFLRSPDGLALLLGTSVPDGATPVAQAYSGHQFGSFNPGLGDGRALLLGEVTDAAGRLRDIHLKGSGRTPFARGGDGLAAVGPMLRECIVSEAMHALGIPTTRSLAVVATGRNVRRETLLPGAVLTRVASSHLRVGSFQYAAATGNADLLTRLADHAIDRHHPEAAAAERPYLALFESVLSAQASLVARWMLVGFIHGVMNTDNVTISGETIDYGPCAFMDVFDYATVYSSIDRGGRYAYANQPLIAEWNLARLAETLLPLIDPDQERAVALAVGVLESFRPRYSGAWLAGMKGKLGLPDDIEDDIASALANDVLTLLQENHVDYTSFFRGLGSVVRGDARPARDRVLDVAAFDAWTERWLALGPDADAMDRVNPVYIPRNHLVEEALEAATAGDLEPMNRLVDVIGRPFEERPGLERYAAGAPDDFGRYTTYCGT; from the coding sequence ATGAGCGTGCCTACAGAGTCCAGGGTCACCTTCGACGGTCGCTTCGCGCGGGAACTGCCCGAGATGGCGGTCGCCTGGCAGGCCGAAGACGCCCCGGCGCCGCGCCTGCTGGCCCTCAATGAACCGGTGGCGGCGGAGCTGGGGTTCGATCCCGGGTTCCTCCGCTCCCCCGATGGCCTCGCCCTCCTGCTCGGCACCTCGGTGCCCGACGGCGCGACCCCGGTGGCCCAGGCCTACTCCGGCCACCAGTTCGGCAGCTTCAACCCGGGCCTCGGCGACGGCCGGGCGCTGCTGCTCGGCGAGGTCACCGACGCCGCGGGCCGCCTCCGCGATATCCACCTCAAGGGCTCCGGCCGCACCCCATTCGCGCGCGGCGGCGACGGACTCGCCGCCGTCGGGCCCATGCTCCGCGAGTGCATCGTCAGCGAGGCCATGCATGCACTCGGCATACCGACCACCCGCTCCCTCGCCGTCGTCGCCACCGGGCGGAACGTACGCCGCGAGACCCTGCTGCCCGGCGCCGTCCTCACGCGCGTCGCGAGCAGCCACCTGCGCGTCGGGAGCTTCCAGTACGCGGCCGCCACCGGCAACGCGGACCTCCTCACGCGCCTGGCCGACCACGCGATCGACCGCCACCACCCGGAGGCCGCAGCCGCTGAACGACCCTACCTGGCACTGTTCGAGTCGGTCCTGTCCGCGCAGGCATCGCTCGTGGCCCGGTGGATGCTCGTGGGCTTCATCCACGGCGTGATGAACACGGACAACGTGACCATCTCGGGTGAGACGATCGACTACGGGCCCTGCGCGTTCATGGACGTCTTCGACTACGCCACCGTCTACAGCTCCATCGACCGCGGCGGCCGCTACGCCTACGCGAACCAGCCGCTCATCGCCGAGTGGAACCTCGCCCGCCTCGCCGAGACCCTGCTGCCACTCATCGACCCCGACCAGGAGCGGGCCGTGGCCCTCGCCGTCGGCGTGCTCGAATCCTTCCGCCCCCGGTACAGCGGCGCGTGGCTCGCCGGCATGAAGGGCAAGCTGGGCCTGCCCGACGACATCGAGGACGACATCGCCTCGGCCCTCGCCAACGACGTCCTCACCCTGCTGCAGGAGAACCACGTCGACTACACGTCGTTCTTCCGGGGCCTCGGGTCGGTCGTGCGCGGCGACGCACGGCCCGCACGGGACCGGGTGCTCGACGTCGCCGCCTTCGACGCCTGGACCGAGCGGTGGCTGGCCCTCGGCCCCGACGCCGACGCGATGGACCGCGTGAACCCCGTGTACATCCCGCGGAACCACCTCGTCGAGGAGGCACTGGAGGCCGCGACCGCCGGCGACCTGGAACCGATGAACCGGCTCGTGGACGTCATCGGCCGCCCGTTCGAGGAACGGCCCGGGCTGGAGCGGTACGCCGCCGGCGCCCCGGACGACTTCGGGCGGTACACGACGTACTGCGGCACCTGA
- a CDS encoding DsbA family oxidoreductase codes for MHIEIWSDVKCPWCFVGKRRFEKALAEFPHRDAVQVTWKSYQLDPSLPDHYEGTEQQYLAERKGIAPEQVREMWQHLSRQAEGEGLSFDFDRVVVGNSFTAHRFLHLAKSHGRGDAAKEAIMSAHFEQGLDTSDVEVLVALGAGIGLGEAEIRETAAGDRFAADVRHDIEEARTLGVQGVPFFVIDRRYGISGAQPVELFREALDQAWRESHPLVSLTPSPDGPACGPDGC; via the coding sequence GTGCACATAGAGATCTGGTCCGACGTCAAATGCCCGTGGTGCTTCGTCGGTAAGCGCCGTTTCGAGAAAGCCCTCGCGGAATTCCCCCACCGGGACGCCGTGCAGGTGACCTGGAAGAGCTACCAGCTCGACCCCTCCCTCCCCGACCATTACGAGGGCACCGAGCAGCAGTACCTCGCCGAGCGCAAGGGCATTGCCCCGGAGCAGGTCCGGGAGATGTGGCAGCACCTGTCCCGCCAGGCTGAGGGTGAAGGGCTCTCCTTCGACTTCGACAGGGTGGTGGTGGGCAACAGCTTCACCGCGCACCGCTTCCTCCACCTCGCGAAATCCCACGGCCGGGGTGACGCCGCGAAGGAGGCCATCATGTCCGCGCACTTCGAGCAGGGACTGGACACCTCCGACGTCGAGGTGCTCGTCGCCCTCGGCGCGGGGATCGGTCTCGGCGAGGCCGAGATCCGTGAGACCGCAGCAGGCGACCGGTTCGCCGCCGACGTCCGCCACGACATCGAGGAGGCCCGTACGCTCGGCGTGCAGGGCGTCCCCTTCTTCGTCATCGATCGCAGGTACGGGATCTCCGGCGCGCAGCCCGTAGAGCTGTTCCGGGAGGCACTCGATCAGGCCTGGCGTGAGTCCCACCCCCTGGTGTCACTCACGCCGTCGCCCGACGGCCCCGCCTGCGGCCCCGACGGCTGCTGA